From the genome of Thunnus thynnus chromosome 1, fThuThy2.1, whole genome shotgun sequence, one region includes:
- the cyld gene encoding ubiquitin carboxyl-terminal hydrolase CYLD isoform X1 gives MSSALWSQEKPSGGFREDWRFYMVVKECTVEKSPQKTLRIPRGSLGQACQERNSLGRTLPPCKGKKSLRILDQTNVVLSLDERDVLELDEKLAELLFPITNCEERYALLCNKSRLERVRDIDCGSKVRVQLRSGDESLPGVVRFKGSLLPDRALSGIWFGVELLEEGRGQGFTEGSYQGRQLFRCEDECGVFVALDKLELWEDDDDDNLGELEVDHVKLVDEDQDFPLEINSRVLVQTREGPERGTIIFCDLLPGNESLGYYVGVDMDNPIGDWDGVFDGKLLCNFASLEHTRLVPICDVMPEYSMQEQRLQKHSFAPRGTNSDKSSSGQSKPKSKGLGHQCGSRSKSEFYYTLNGSSVDPPVQPKSKSTWYIDEVGEDPAKSLTDTPPDFNQSSPPSRAPPSASLSSDNKFHSLPFSLNRKTGPIDSMSHGPLSLSVQSVMGEQPEPPSPAAPPSPRPPTPPRGQPGLEVGSLVEVKENPPLCGVIRWVGLPPGLLEPLAGLELEEECPGCTDGTFKGTRYFTCPPKKALFVKLKCCRPDSRFPSLHHSSNPIERCNSIAFGGYLSEVVHENTPPRTENDGLDVMVGKKKGIQGHYNSCYLDSTLFCLFSFSSVLDTVLLRPRSKTDVEYYRETQELLRTEIVNPLRIHGYVCATKVMKLRRILEKVEAASGFTSEEKDPEEFLNILFHHILRVDPLLKLRSAGQKVQDCYFYQIFMDKKDKVGVPTIQQLLEWSFINSDLKFAEAPSCLIIQMPRFGKDFKMFNKIFPSLELDITDLLEDTPRECRICGGLALYECRDCYEDGDITAGKIKQFCEKCNTQVHLHPRRKAHRHGKLSVPKELQEGTGRQGSFPRQRMELFAVLCIETSHYVAFVKYGSADSAWLFFDSMADRDGGQNGFNIPQVSPCPEVEAYLKMTPEELHALDPKSIQGQARRLLCDAYMCMYQSPTMSLYK, from the exons ATGAGCTCTGCCCTGTGGAGCCAGGAGAAGCCCAGTGGGGGCTTCAGGGAGGACTGGCGCTTCTACATGGTGGTGAAGGAGTGTACGGTGGAGAAGTCTCCCCAAAAGACCCTGAGGATCCCCCGAGGCAGTCTCGGCCAGGCTTGCCAGGAGCGCAACAGCTTGGGGCGCACACTCCCCCCCTGCAAGGGCAAGAAAAGTCTCCGCATTCTGGACCAGACCAACGTGGTGCTGAGCCTGGACGAGCGTGATGTCCTGGAGCTGGACGAGAAGCTGGCTGAGCTGCTGTTTCCTATTACCAACTGTGAGGAGCGATATGCCCTGCTCTGCAACAAGTCTAGGCTAGAGCGCGTCCGTGATATTGACTGTGGTTCGAAGGTGCGTGTCCAGCTGCGCTCAGGGGATGAGTCTCTGCCTGGTGTGGTCCGCTTCAAGGGCTCGCTGCTCCCTGACAGAGCCCTCTCTGGTATCTGGTTTGGAGTGGAACTGCTG GAGGAGGGCCGGGGCCAGGGCTTCACGGAGGGCTCCTACCAGGGCCGCCAACTTTTCCGCTGTGAGGATGAGTGCGGCGTGTTTGTGGCCTTGGACAAGCTTGAACTTtgggaggatgatgatgatgacaaccTGGGCGAGCTGGAAGTGGACCACGTTAAACTGGTGGACGAGGACCAGGACTTCCCACTGGAGATCAACTCCAGGGTCCTAGTGCAGACCAGAGAGGGACCTGAGAGAGGCACTATCATATTTTGTGACTTGCTGCCAGGCAATGAGAGCCTGGGCTACTACGTGGGAGTTGACATG GACAATCCTATCGGGGACTGGGATGGTGTGTTCGACGGGAAGCTGCTGTGTAATTTTGCCAGTTTAGAGCACACTCGACTCGTCCCCATCTGTGACGTAATGCCAG AATATTCCATGCAGGAACAAAGGCTGCAAAAGCACAGTTTTGCCCCCAGAGGCACCAACAGTGACAAGTCGTCCTCTGGCCAAAGCAAACCAAAGAGCAAAG GATTAGGTCATCAGTGTGGCAGTAGGAGCAAGTCTGAATTTTACTATACTTTAAATGGCAGCTCTGTTGATCCCCCAGTCCAGCCAAAATCCAAAAGCACATGGTACATTGATGAAG TTGGGGAAGACCCCGCCAAGTCACTTACTGACACGCCCCCAGACTTCAACCAGTCCTCGCCGCCCTCCCGGGCCCCGCCCTCTGCCTCGTTGTCCAGTGACAACAAGTTCCACTCTCTGCCCTTCAGCTTGAACCGGAAGACCGGGCCCATTGACAGCATGAGTCATGGgcctctctccctgtctgtgcAATCAGTGATGGGAGAGCAGCCCGAGCCCCCGTCACCTGCTGCCCCTCCCTCGCCGCGGCCGCCGACACCTCCCCGAGGACAACCAGGTCTGGAGGTGGGCTCTCTGGTGGAGGTGAAAGAGAATCCCCCACTGTGTGGTGTCATCCGTTGGGTGGGTCTGCCCCCTGGCCTGCTGGAGCCTTTGGCTGGGCTGGAGCTG GAAGAAGAATGCCCTGGTTGCACAGATGGCACCTTCAAAGGTACGCGGTACTTTACCTGCCCTCCTAAAAAAGCCCTGTTTGTGAAGCTCAAGTGCTGCCGGCCCGACTCCCGCTTCCCATCCCTGCACCACTCCTCCAACCCTATAGAGCGTTGCAACTCCATTG CATTTGGGGGTTACCTGAGTGAGGTAGTACATGAGAACACTCCTCCTCGCACAGAAAATGATGGTCTGGATGTCATGGtgggaaaaaagaaaggcaTCCAGGGCCACTACAACTCTTGCTACCTTGATTCAACCCTCTTCTG TCTTTTCTCCTTCAGCTCAGTACTGGACACGGTTCTGCTGAGACCACGCTCAAAGACTGATGTGGAGTATTACAGAGAGACCCAAGAGCTGTTACGCACAGAGATAGTCAACCCTTTGCGCAT ACACGGGTATGTGTGTGCCACTAAAGTGATGAAGCTAAGGAGGATCCTGGAAAAAGTAGAAGCTGCCTCTGGGTTTACCTCTGAAGAAAAAG ATCCTGAGGAATTCCTCAACATCCTTTTCCATCACATACTGAGGGTGGATCCATTGCTCAAACTAAG GTCAGCGGGACAGAAGGTTCAAGACTGTTACTTTTACCAGATTTTCATGGACAAGAAAGATAAGGTTGGAGTTCCCACCATCCAGCAGCTCCTGGAGTGGTCCTTCATCAACAGCGACCTAAAGTTTGCGGAg GCTCCCTCCTGCCTTATCATCCAGATGCCCCGCTTCGGCAAGGACTTCAAAATGTTCAACAAGATTTTCCCCTCACTAGAGTTAGACATCACAGACCTTCTTGAAGACA CTCCCAGGGAATGTCGAATCTGCGGTGGCCTGGCTCTCTACGAGTGCCGAGACTGTTATGAGGACGGGGATATCACCGCTGGCAAGATTAAACAGTTCTGTGAAAAGTGCAATACACAG GTTCACCTCCACCCAAGACGAAAAGCCCATCGGCACGGCAAACTGTCTGTCCCCAAGGAGCTACAAGAAGGTACGGGGCGGCAGGGCAGTTTTCCCCGCCAGAGGATGGAGCTGTTCGCTGTGCTGTGCATCGAAACCAGTCACTACGTGGCCTTCGTCAAGTACGGCAGCGCAGATTCCGCCTGGCTCTTCTTTGACAGCATGGCTGACCGTGATG GAGGGCAGAACGGTTTCAACATCCCCCAGGTGTCTCCCTGTCCAGAGGTGGAGGCCTACCTGAAAATGACCCCAGAGGAGCTGCACGCCCTGGATCCCAAGAGCATCCAGGGCCAGGCCCGACGGCTGCTGTGCGACGCCTACATGTGCATGTACCAGAGCCCTACCATGAGCCTGTACAAGTAG
- the cyld gene encoding ubiquitin carboxyl-terminal hydrolase CYLD isoform X3, whose protein sequence is MSSALWSQEKPSGGFREDWRFYMVVKECTVEKSPQKTLRIPRGSLGQACQERNSLGRTLPPCKGKKSLRILDQTNVVLSLDERDVLELDEKLAELLFPITNCEERYALLCNKSRLERVRDIDCGSKVRVQLRSGDESLPGVVRFKGSLLPDRALSGIWFGVELLEEGRGQGFTEGSYQGRQLFRCEDECGVFVALDKLELWEDDDDDNLGELEVDHVKLVDEDQDFPLEINSRVLVQTREGPERGTIIFCDLLPGNESLGYYVGVDMDNPIGDWDGVFDGKLLCNFASLEHTRLVPICDVMPVGEDPAKSLTDTPPDFNQSSPPSRAPPSASLSSDNKFHSLPFSLNRKTGPIDSMSHGPLSLSVQSVMGEQPEPPSPAAPPSPRPPTPPRGQPGLEVGSLVEVKENPPLCGVIRWVGLPPGLLEPLAGLELEEECPGCTDGTFKGTRYFTCPPKKALFVKLKCCRPDSRFPSLHHSSNPIERCNSIAFGGYLSEVVHENTPPRTENDGLDVMVGKKKGIQGHYNSCYLDSTLFCLFSFSSVLDTVLLRPRSKTDVEYYRETQELLRTEIVNPLRIHGYVCATKVMKLRRILEKVEAASGFTSEEKDPEEFLNILFHHILRVDPLLKLRSAGQKVQDCYFYQIFMDKKDKVGVPTIQQLLEWSFINSDLKFAEAPSCLIIQMPRFGKDFKMFNKIFPSLELDITDLLEDTPRECRICGGLALYECRDCYEDGDITAGKIKQFCEKCNTQVHLHPRRKAHRHGKLSVPKELQEGTGRQGSFPRQRMELFAVLCIETSHYVAFVKYGSADSAWLFFDSMADRDGGQNGFNIPQVSPCPEVEAYLKMTPEELHALDPKSIQGQARRLLCDAYMCMYQSPTMSLYK, encoded by the exons ATGAGCTCTGCCCTGTGGAGCCAGGAGAAGCCCAGTGGGGGCTTCAGGGAGGACTGGCGCTTCTACATGGTGGTGAAGGAGTGTACGGTGGAGAAGTCTCCCCAAAAGACCCTGAGGATCCCCCGAGGCAGTCTCGGCCAGGCTTGCCAGGAGCGCAACAGCTTGGGGCGCACACTCCCCCCCTGCAAGGGCAAGAAAAGTCTCCGCATTCTGGACCAGACCAACGTGGTGCTGAGCCTGGACGAGCGTGATGTCCTGGAGCTGGACGAGAAGCTGGCTGAGCTGCTGTTTCCTATTACCAACTGTGAGGAGCGATATGCCCTGCTCTGCAACAAGTCTAGGCTAGAGCGCGTCCGTGATATTGACTGTGGTTCGAAGGTGCGTGTCCAGCTGCGCTCAGGGGATGAGTCTCTGCCTGGTGTGGTCCGCTTCAAGGGCTCGCTGCTCCCTGACAGAGCCCTCTCTGGTATCTGGTTTGGAGTGGAACTGCTG GAGGAGGGCCGGGGCCAGGGCTTCACGGAGGGCTCCTACCAGGGCCGCCAACTTTTCCGCTGTGAGGATGAGTGCGGCGTGTTTGTGGCCTTGGACAAGCTTGAACTTtgggaggatgatgatgatgacaaccTGGGCGAGCTGGAAGTGGACCACGTTAAACTGGTGGACGAGGACCAGGACTTCCCACTGGAGATCAACTCCAGGGTCCTAGTGCAGACCAGAGAGGGACCTGAGAGAGGCACTATCATATTTTGTGACTTGCTGCCAGGCAATGAGAGCCTGGGCTACTACGTGGGAGTTGACATG GACAATCCTATCGGGGACTGGGATGGTGTGTTCGACGGGAAGCTGCTGTGTAATTTTGCCAGTTTAGAGCACACTCGACTCGTCCCCATCTGTGACGTAATGCCAG TTGGGGAAGACCCCGCCAAGTCACTTACTGACACGCCCCCAGACTTCAACCAGTCCTCGCCGCCCTCCCGGGCCCCGCCCTCTGCCTCGTTGTCCAGTGACAACAAGTTCCACTCTCTGCCCTTCAGCTTGAACCGGAAGACCGGGCCCATTGACAGCATGAGTCATGGgcctctctccctgtctgtgcAATCAGTGATGGGAGAGCAGCCCGAGCCCCCGTCACCTGCTGCCCCTCCCTCGCCGCGGCCGCCGACACCTCCCCGAGGACAACCAGGTCTGGAGGTGGGCTCTCTGGTGGAGGTGAAAGAGAATCCCCCACTGTGTGGTGTCATCCGTTGGGTGGGTCTGCCCCCTGGCCTGCTGGAGCCTTTGGCTGGGCTGGAGCTG GAAGAAGAATGCCCTGGTTGCACAGATGGCACCTTCAAAGGTACGCGGTACTTTACCTGCCCTCCTAAAAAAGCCCTGTTTGTGAAGCTCAAGTGCTGCCGGCCCGACTCCCGCTTCCCATCCCTGCACCACTCCTCCAACCCTATAGAGCGTTGCAACTCCATTG CATTTGGGGGTTACCTGAGTGAGGTAGTACATGAGAACACTCCTCCTCGCACAGAAAATGATGGTCTGGATGTCATGGtgggaaaaaagaaaggcaTCCAGGGCCACTACAACTCTTGCTACCTTGATTCAACCCTCTTCTG TCTTTTCTCCTTCAGCTCAGTACTGGACACGGTTCTGCTGAGACCACGCTCAAAGACTGATGTGGAGTATTACAGAGAGACCCAAGAGCTGTTACGCACAGAGATAGTCAACCCTTTGCGCAT ACACGGGTATGTGTGTGCCACTAAAGTGATGAAGCTAAGGAGGATCCTGGAAAAAGTAGAAGCTGCCTCTGGGTTTACCTCTGAAGAAAAAG ATCCTGAGGAATTCCTCAACATCCTTTTCCATCACATACTGAGGGTGGATCCATTGCTCAAACTAAG GTCAGCGGGACAGAAGGTTCAAGACTGTTACTTTTACCAGATTTTCATGGACAAGAAAGATAAGGTTGGAGTTCCCACCATCCAGCAGCTCCTGGAGTGGTCCTTCATCAACAGCGACCTAAAGTTTGCGGAg GCTCCCTCCTGCCTTATCATCCAGATGCCCCGCTTCGGCAAGGACTTCAAAATGTTCAACAAGATTTTCCCCTCACTAGAGTTAGACATCACAGACCTTCTTGAAGACA CTCCCAGGGAATGTCGAATCTGCGGTGGCCTGGCTCTCTACGAGTGCCGAGACTGTTATGAGGACGGGGATATCACCGCTGGCAAGATTAAACAGTTCTGTGAAAAGTGCAATACACAG GTTCACCTCCACCCAAGACGAAAAGCCCATCGGCACGGCAAACTGTCTGTCCCCAAGGAGCTACAAGAAGGTACGGGGCGGCAGGGCAGTTTTCCCCGCCAGAGGATGGAGCTGTTCGCTGTGCTGTGCATCGAAACCAGTCACTACGTGGCCTTCGTCAAGTACGGCAGCGCAGATTCCGCCTGGCTCTTCTTTGACAGCATGGCTGACCGTGATG GAGGGCAGAACGGTTTCAACATCCCCCAGGTGTCTCCCTGTCCAGAGGTGGAGGCCTACCTGAAAATGACCCCAGAGGAGCTGCACGCCCTGGATCCCAAGAGCATCCAGGGCCAGGCCCGACGGCTGCTGTGCGACGCCTACATGTGCATGTACCAGAGCCCTACCATGAGCCTGTACAAGTAG
- the cyld gene encoding ubiquitin carboxyl-terminal hydrolase CYLD isoform X2: MSSALWSQEKPSGGFREDWRFYMVVKECTVEKSPQKTLRIPRGSLGQACQERNSLGRTLPPCKGKKSLRILDQTNVVLSLDERDVLELDEKLAELLFPITNCEERYALLCNKSRLERVRDIDCGSKVRVQLRSGDESLPGVVRFKGSLLPDRALSGIWFGVELLEEGRGQGFTEGSYQGRQLFRCEDECGVFVALDKLELWEDDDDDNLGELEVDHVKLVDEDQDFPLEINSRVLVQTREGPERGTIIFCDLLPGNESLGYYVGVDMDNPIGDWDGVFDGKLLCNFASLEHTRLVPICDVMPEYSMQEQRLQKHSFAPRGTNSDKSSSGQSKPKSKVGEDPAKSLTDTPPDFNQSSPPSRAPPSASLSSDNKFHSLPFSLNRKTGPIDSMSHGPLSLSVQSVMGEQPEPPSPAAPPSPRPPTPPRGQPGLEVGSLVEVKENPPLCGVIRWVGLPPGLLEPLAGLELEEECPGCTDGTFKGTRYFTCPPKKALFVKLKCCRPDSRFPSLHHSSNPIERCNSIAFGGYLSEVVHENTPPRTENDGLDVMVGKKKGIQGHYNSCYLDSTLFCLFSFSSVLDTVLLRPRSKTDVEYYRETQELLRTEIVNPLRIHGYVCATKVMKLRRILEKVEAASGFTSEEKDPEEFLNILFHHILRVDPLLKLRSAGQKVQDCYFYQIFMDKKDKVGVPTIQQLLEWSFINSDLKFAEAPSCLIIQMPRFGKDFKMFNKIFPSLELDITDLLEDTPRECRICGGLALYECRDCYEDGDITAGKIKQFCEKCNTQVHLHPRRKAHRHGKLSVPKELQEGTGRQGSFPRQRMELFAVLCIETSHYVAFVKYGSADSAWLFFDSMADRDGGQNGFNIPQVSPCPEVEAYLKMTPEELHALDPKSIQGQARRLLCDAYMCMYQSPTMSLYK; this comes from the exons ATGAGCTCTGCCCTGTGGAGCCAGGAGAAGCCCAGTGGGGGCTTCAGGGAGGACTGGCGCTTCTACATGGTGGTGAAGGAGTGTACGGTGGAGAAGTCTCCCCAAAAGACCCTGAGGATCCCCCGAGGCAGTCTCGGCCAGGCTTGCCAGGAGCGCAACAGCTTGGGGCGCACACTCCCCCCCTGCAAGGGCAAGAAAAGTCTCCGCATTCTGGACCAGACCAACGTGGTGCTGAGCCTGGACGAGCGTGATGTCCTGGAGCTGGACGAGAAGCTGGCTGAGCTGCTGTTTCCTATTACCAACTGTGAGGAGCGATATGCCCTGCTCTGCAACAAGTCTAGGCTAGAGCGCGTCCGTGATATTGACTGTGGTTCGAAGGTGCGTGTCCAGCTGCGCTCAGGGGATGAGTCTCTGCCTGGTGTGGTCCGCTTCAAGGGCTCGCTGCTCCCTGACAGAGCCCTCTCTGGTATCTGGTTTGGAGTGGAACTGCTG GAGGAGGGCCGGGGCCAGGGCTTCACGGAGGGCTCCTACCAGGGCCGCCAACTTTTCCGCTGTGAGGATGAGTGCGGCGTGTTTGTGGCCTTGGACAAGCTTGAACTTtgggaggatgatgatgatgacaaccTGGGCGAGCTGGAAGTGGACCACGTTAAACTGGTGGACGAGGACCAGGACTTCCCACTGGAGATCAACTCCAGGGTCCTAGTGCAGACCAGAGAGGGACCTGAGAGAGGCACTATCATATTTTGTGACTTGCTGCCAGGCAATGAGAGCCTGGGCTACTACGTGGGAGTTGACATG GACAATCCTATCGGGGACTGGGATGGTGTGTTCGACGGGAAGCTGCTGTGTAATTTTGCCAGTTTAGAGCACACTCGACTCGTCCCCATCTGTGACGTAATGCCAG AATATTCCATGCAGGAACAAAGGCTGCAAAAGCACAGTTTTGCCCCCAGAGGCACCAACAGTGACAAGTCGTCCTCTGGCCAAAGCAAACCAAAGAGCAAAG TTGGGGAAGACCCCGCCAAGTCACTTACTGACACGCCCCCAGACTTCAACCAGTCCTCGCCGCCCTCCCGGGCCCCGCCCTCTGCCTCGTTGTCCAGTGACAACAAGTTCCACTCTCTGCCCTTCAGCTTGAACCGGAAGACCGGGCCCATTGACAGCATGAGTCATGGgcctctctccctgtctgtgcAATCAGTGATGGGAGAGCAGCCCGAGCCCCCGTCACCTGCTGCCCCTCCCTCGCCGCGGCCGCCGACACCTCCCCGAGGACAACCAGGTCTGGAGGTGGGCTCTCTGGTGGAGGTGAAAGAGAATCCCCCACTGTGTGGTGTCATCCGTTGGGTGGGTCTGCCCCCTGGCCTGCTGGAGCCTTTGGCTGGGCTGGAGCTG GAAGAAGAATGCCCTGGTTGCACAGATGGCACCTTCAAAGGTACGCGGTACTTTACCTGCCCTCCTAAAAAAGCCCTGTTTGTGAAGCTCAAGTGCTGCCGGCCCGACTCCCGCTTCCCATCCCTGCACCACTCCTCCAACCCTATAGAGCGTTGCAACTCCATTG CATTTGGGGGTTACCTGAGTGAGGTAGTACATGAGAACACTCCTCCTCGCACAGAAAATGATGGTCTGGATGTCATGGtgggaaaaaagaaaggcaTCCAGGGCCACTACAACTCTTGCTACCTTGATTCAACCCTCTTCTG TCTTTTCTCCTTCAGCTCAGTACTGGACACGGTTCTGCTGAGACCACGCTCAAAGACTGATGTGGAGTATTACAGAGAGACCCAAGAGCTGTTACGCACAGAGATAGTCAACCCTTTGCGCAT ACACGGGTATGTGTGTGCCACTAAAGTGATGAAGCTAAGGAGGATCCTGGAAAAAGTAGAAGCTGCCTCTGGGTTTACCTCTGAAGAAAAAG ATCCTGAGGAATTCCTCAACATCCTTTTCCATCACATACTGAGGGTGGATCCATTGCTCAAACTAAG GTCAGCGGGACAGAAGGTTCAAGACTGTTACTTTTACCAGATTTTCATGGACAAGAAAGATAAGGTTGGAGTTCCCACCATCCAGCAGCTCCTGGAGTGGTCCTTCATCAACAGCGACCTAAAGTTTGCGGAg GCTCCCTCCTGCCTTATCATCCAGATGCCCCGCTTCGGCAAGGACTTCAAAATGTTCAACAAGATTTTCCCCTCACTAGAGTTAGACATCACAGACCTTCTTGAAGACA CTCCCAGGGAATGTCGAATCTGCGGTGGCCTGGCTCTCTACGAGTGCCGAGACTGTTATGAGGACGGGGATATCACCGCTGGCAAGATTAAACAGTTCTGTGAAAAGTGCAATACACAG GTTCACCTCCACCCAAGACGAAAAGCCCATCGGCACGGCAAACTGTCTGTCCCCAAGGAGCTACAAGAAGGTACGGGGCGGCAGGGCAGTTTTCCCCGCCAGAGGATGGAGCTGTTCGCTGTGCTGTGCATCGAAACCAGTCACTACGTGGCCTTCGTCAAGTACGGCAGCGCAGATTCCGCCTGGCTCTTCTTTGACAGCATGGCTGACCGTGATG GAGGGCAGAACGGTTTCAACATCCCCCAGGTGTCTCCCTGTCCAGAGGTGGAGGCCTACCTGAAAATGACCCCAGAGGAGCTGCACGCCCTGGATCCCAAGAGCATCCAGGGCCAGGCCCGACGGCTGCTGTGCGACGCCTACATGTGCATGTACCAGAGCCCTACCATGAGCCTGTACAAGTAG